The genomic stretch AGGTGCGGAAATCGTCTATGGTTTTGGACATATGGATAATAAGATCCTTACACACGGTTTCGAATGTGTGTATATACTCCCTTGAAAGCTCGCCGGAGTCGTAAGTGTCCATTATATCCTGAATATACAGAATCAGGGCGTTTATCGGCTGGCGCCACTGGTGGGCTATGGCGTTTATGAGCAGCCCCATATCCTCAAGCTTTTTCTGCTCAAACAGGAAGCCTTCCTGCTTCTGCCTGAGCGCAACCTCCTCACGCACACGCTCCGCAAGCTCCTCATTGAGCTTTTTGAGCGCCTCCTCAAGGAGAACGCTGCGGGTTACATCCTTGCAGATGCCCATGTACACCCCGCCCTCGACCTCCGCGGTATTGAGGTATATATAAAACTTCTCGCCGTTTTTCTTTGCCAGTTTGAGAGAAACAGAGGCTCTGCCTGTTTTCAGCATATCTGAGAAGGCGCTCTTAGCGTCAGATAAGCTCTCCTCCGCCACAAGGCCGAAAAAGTCCATAGCCAGAAGCTCATCCTTCGTATATCCGGTTATGAGGCACAGAGCCCCGTTGACATCCCTGTGTCTGCCGCTTTCGTCAGTGAAAAAGATCGGATCAGGAGCATTCTTCACATAGGTTTCGTATTTCTCCTCGGTAAAAAGAAGCTTCTTTGTCCTCTCCTCCACCTCGGCGGAGAGCATATCGTTCAGCTTTTCAAGTGCTGTGTTTTTATCCTCAAGCTCAGTGAAAAAACGCAGCCTTTCGCTTATGTCTCTCACCACGGCTATGTTGTATTTCTCATTATCCCGGACAAAGGTTTTCAGGCTTGTCTCCACCGGATAACATGAGCCGTCCTTCCGCCTGTGGACACAGTAGAGCATATTTACATTAGCTGCAGAAAGCCTGTTAAGATAAGCCGTAAAAGAACCCCACTCCGCGGGATGCACACGGAAGGCATCCAGATGCATATCCTTAAGCTCCTCCGCGGTGTAGCCGAGGCTTACACAGGCCTTGTCATTGGCATACATCACTCTTCCGTCCGCAGCGCGTATCACAAAGATCGCATCGCTGGACATATCCATTATCCCGTAGAGGAACTGAACCTCATCCGTCTTCTGTTTCAGGGGGCTGACATTTTCAACGGTTACCAGAGATATTTTGTGTTCACCGGTGCTGATAAGTGTTTTTACAATCTCGGCGTGCTTAATCCCCCCGTCTGCACATATATGGCGGGCGCACAGAGAGATACTGCCGCTGCGGAGTATTTCCCTCCACTCTGTCTTAAGAGCTTCCGCATCCAGATCAGGGCACAGCTTAACTGCATTCATACCTGTCATTTCATCTGCGCTGTAGCCGAAATAAGCGCAGGCAGCAGCATTGACCCTCAGAATATCCCCGTTTTCCGACTGCCAGATAAGCGGAGCAGAAGCATTCTCAAAAGAATGGCCAAGCAGATCACAAAGAGCGTTTTTACTTATAAAAACATTATCAGATTCCAAGTTAGACCCTAGTACTTAATTATGATTCATATTATCACGGCTGACCTAAAATTTACACAGACATATAGCTTATTATGAAAAATAATTTACTAGTTAATAATCAGTGTGAAAGAGGACGGTTTTGGTGAAAAAAGTCTTTTTATACGCTATTTAGCTATTATTCAGTTTTCCCTGTCCAGAAGCCTGTAGTGGAGCGCCTCCAGCACATGCTTAGACTGAATATCAGAACTGTTATCCATATCAGCGAGTGTGCGGGCAACTTTAAGGATTTTGGAATATGCCCTGGCGGAATAACCGAAACGGTCGCAGGCATTTTCCAGAAGTTTCATGC from Geovibrio ferrireducens encodes the following:
- a CDS encoding PAS domain-containing sensor histidine kinase, which translates into the protein MESDNVFISKNALCDLLGHSFENASAPLIWQSENGDILRVNAAACAYFGYSADEMTGMNAVKLCPDLDAEALKTEWREILRSGSISLCARHICADGGIKHAEIVKTLISTGEHKISLVTVENVSPLKQKTDEVQFLYGIMDMSSDAIFVIRAADGRVMYANDKACVSLGYTAEELKDMHLDAFRVHPAEWGSFTAYLNRLSAANVNMLYCVHRRKDGSCYPVETSLKTFVRDNEKYNIAVVRDISERLRFFTELEDKNTALEKLNDMLSAEVEERTKKLLFTEEKYETYVKNAPDPIFFTDESGRHRDVNGALCLITGYTKDELLAMDFFGLVAEESLSDAKSAFSDMLKTGRASVSLKLAKKNGEKFYIYLNTAEVEGGVYMGICKDVTRSVLLEEALKKLNEELAERVREEVALRQKQEGFLFEQKKLEDMGLLINAIAHQWRQPINALILYIQDIMDTYDSGELSREYIHTFETVCKDLIIHMSKTIDDFRTFFAPDKTKTHFDVASEIVKLMKLLRVQMHDRSINYRIYCICSGEMHDCTEAPVWGDCPEGRTTVYGYLDEFKQALMNIVYNAVDAIEEKMSGDDIKKGFIRIEIENMLRQVVLRIKDNGTGISPDRLPKVFDPYYTTKEEGKGTGIGLYMAKMVIEKHNGGRINAGNSEEGAVFEIVIPKFTD